One part of the Microvirga sp. TS319 genome encodes these proteins:
- a CDS encoding class I SAM-dependent methyltransferase — MLWARSAPHGPFDAATCLLTLHFVPAEERLRTLSEVGKRLKPGAPFGVAHHSSPQEEKALWLGRYAAFASFSGIPAEKAEAAAAEIGHRLPVLSPDQDEALMREAGFSDVSLICAGFTVRGWVACRR; from the coding sequence TTGCTCTGGGCACGCAGCGCACCTCATGGACCGTTCGATGCGGCGACATGCCTCCTGACCTTGCATTTCGTTCCTGCCGAAGAGCGCCTGCGCACCTTGTCGGAGGTCGGCAAGCGCCTGAAGCCCGGTGCACCCTTTGGCGTTGCGCACCACAGTTCCCCTCAGGAGGAAAAAGCGCTCTGGTTGGGACGCTATGCGGCTTTTGCATCGTTCTCGGGTATTCCTGCCGAGAAGGCTGAGGCCGCGGCCGCCGAGATCGGTCACCGGCTGCCGGTGCTCTCGCCTGACCAGGACGAGGCCTTGATGCGCGAGGCCGGCTTCTCGGATGTCAGTCTCATTTGTGCCGGGTTCACCGTCCGGGGCTGGGTCGCCTGCAGGCGGTGA
- a CDS encoding VOC family protein, whose protein sequence is MVKNTICLWYDKDAETAARFYAETFPDSAVHAVHRAPGDYPSGKEGDVLTVEFTVAGVACLGLNGGPTFRHSEAFSFQIATDDQAETDRYWDAIVGNGGQESACGWCKDKWGVSWQITPRVLTEALAAGGDEAKRAFEAMMDMRKIDVAAIEAARRG, encoded by the coding sequence ATGGTCAAGAACACGATCTGCCTCTGGTACGACAAGGATGCCGAGACGGCTGCCCGCTTCTACGCAGAGACCTTTCCTGACAGTGCGGTGCATGCCGTGCACCGTGCGCCCGGTGACTACCCGTCCGGCAAGGAGGGCGACGTCTTGACCGTTGAATTCACGGTTGCAGGCGTTGCCTGTCTCGGCCTCAACGGGGGGCCCACGTTCAGGCATAGCGAGGCCTTCTCGTTCCAGATCGCCACCGACGATCAGGCCGAGACCGACCGCTACTGGGATGCCATCGTCGGCAACGGCGGTCAGGAGAGTGCGTGCGGCTGGTGCAAGGACAAGTGGGGTGTCTCCTGGCAGATCACGCCACGCGTCCTGACTGAGGCGCTGGCGGCTGGCGGCGATGAAGCCAAACGGGCCTTCGAGGCGATGATGGACATGAGGAAGATCGACGTTGCCGCGATCGAAGCGGCGCGGCGCGGCTGA
- a CDS encoding winged helix-turn-helix domain-containing protein yields the protein MTAYPQARLRIYFDAQTMLGPGKADLLQGIQETGSIAAAGRRMGMSYKRAWTLVDTLNHYFRQPLVISAAGGKAGGGASLTPLGIEVLARYRHMQEATERAVAEDVARLSELIAVQA from the coding sequence GTGACGGCATATCCCCAGGCCAGGCTGCGGATTTACTTCGATGCGCAGACCATGCTCGGCCCCGGCAAGGCCGACCTGCTCCAGGGCATCCAGGAGACCGGCTCGATCGCCGCCGCGGGCCGGCGCATGGGGATGAGCTACAAGCGGGCCTGGACGCTGGTCGACACCCTCAACCACTATTTCCGCCAGCCGCTCGTGATCTCGGCCGCGGGAGGCAAGGCGGGCGGCGGCGCCAGCCTGACGCCGCTCGGGATCGAGGTTCTCGCCCGCTACCGCCACATGCAGGAAGCTACCGAGCGGGCCGTGGCCGAGGATGTCGCGCGCCTGTCCGAACTGATCGCGGTCCAGGCCTGA
- the modA gene encoding molybdate ABC transporter substrate-binding protein, whose amino-acid sequence MRITRRLGLSLFGAALLGLGLGPAPIAGPAQAQDKELVIFAAASLKNALDEASAGFVTQTGRPAPKISYAASNTLAKQIEAGAPADVFVSADLDWMDYLAQKNLIRPETRVNLLGNRIVLVAPKNEAKPIAIEPGLDLVAALGAGKLAMGNIDAVPAGKYGKAALEKLGAWDGVKNQVAQADNVRGALLLVSRGEAPLGIVYQTDAASDPNVTIVGTFPEDSHPPIIYPIAVTKDSINPDAAGFVAHLRSSGAKPAFEKQGFTILNKPAPNS is encoded by the coding sequence ATGCGGATCACACGTCGCCTCGGATTGTCGCTCTTCGGGGCGGCGCTTCTTGGCTTGGGGCTTGGCCCCGCGCCGATCGCCGGTCCGGCACAGGCGCAGGACAAGGAACTCGTCATCTTCGCAGCCGCCAGCCTGAAGAACGCCCTCGATGAGGCGTCGGCCGGCTTCGTGACGCAGACCGGCAGGCCCGCCCCGAAGATCTCGTACGCCGCCAGCAACACCCTGGCCAAGCAGATCGAGGCCGGAGCCCCCGCCGATGTCTTCGTCTCGGCCGATCTCGACTGGATGGACTATCTCGCCCAGAAAAACCTGATCCGGCCTGAGACCCGGGTGAATCTGCTCGGCAACAGGATCGTGCTCGTCGCGCCCAAGAACGAAGCCAAGCCGATCGCGATCGAGCCGGGTCTTGATCTCGTGGCCGCACTGGGAGCAGGCAAGCTCGCCATGGGCAACATCGATGCGGTGCCGGCGGGCAAATACGGCAAGGCTGCGCTGGAGAAGCTCGGGGCGTGGGACGGCGTGAAGAACCAGGTCGCCCAGGCGGACAACGTGCGGGGCGCGCTCCTGCTCGTGTCCCGCGGCGAGGCGCCGCTCGGTATCGTGTATCAGACCGACGCCGCGTCGGATCCCAACGTCACCATTGTGGGCACGTTCCCGGAGGACAGCCACCCGCCGATCATCTACCCGATCGCCGTGACGAAGGACTCGATCAATCCCGATGCGGCGGGCTTCGTAGCCCATCTGCGCTCGTCCGGAGCCAAGCCCGCCTTCGAGAAGCAGGGCTTCACCATCCTGAACAAGCCTGCTCCCAATTCGTGA
- a CDS encoding molybdopterin-binding protein yields the protein MKLSARNVIRGRVVEVTKGHTTAHVRLEVADGTIVTASITNEAVDELALQVGQQAYAVIKASDVMIATDT from the coding sequence ATGAAACTCAGCGCACGCAACGTCATCAGGGGCAGGGTGGTCGAGGTCACCAAGGGGCACACGACGGCCCATGTCCGCCTCGAGGTCGCTGACGGCACCATCGTGACCGCCTCGATCACCAACGAGGCGGTCGACGAACTCGCACTTCAGGTCGGGCAGCAGGCCTACGCCGTGATCAAGGCCTCCGACGTGATGATCGCCACCGACACGTGA